One genomic window of Metopolophium dirhodum isolate CAU chromosome 4, ASM1992520v1, whole genome shotgun sequence includes the following:
- the LOC132943378 gene encoding uncharacterized protein LOC132943378 isoform X3 has translation MENIEESMPGCALKCLRNVEDTSQSVHKVKYGVNTIGRGLNNDIILKNLNVSRTHCHLRVEKKESKDIAYIKDLGTSNGTIVGNINLIQFEEHQLNDLDMIVLASGDEGVVLQYIDKIDRTINFSNLCNNNKRKVLCEENLDDESTAVKIPKLVINESEQNLLKKPFSNANTNPSNSLNNLPNVANNLQQAEHKNQLELVDAFFKTYQDFGDQKLPVEDPKIIPNSTEPSYSKYNDNISNSVKIKIEPDTIINNVFSQGTYRDEEDSVVYCISDEENDINDNGLELSNNKIEKQEQMNTSSTKHSCPSTSKIENNLNFPELSFQCQRNEKTRDDIDDVIYIPPNMNSDNINTLISSSDSESDYNSKCPKIIEPFPMKVNKRGQTKSLVENKYIIKTRAKSEKIIHSKKKAEEVIVDQNKQIIQERQMRLKKLATNNSINKNASTNDNFIDKPSTIGKLKKKSRISRLEQINNDNCIPSTSKSHLPILEVDKKVRFNSKEITSTINNQIEQFSFSNYKNIDSSTTKIIKPINFAFFDTLSRICKWNAVWLYEEKFADASPPLVKNIYKMKEQFDTPSEYSSTMNSVLFYEIWSKISESYHMVLSKNPNLEQSIFEKSSKKNLPLPTFGIQSVNKEFSTSVPALKSINQPLWCLKCIGTNKNIETLTVSRNSLKGCLCIVIVQSNCFGTDIVGNKKPTKSRNIFFGYVNMTKKIGYHSNSQFYMELIITKKTENIPNGTHIQLMDIFYLLSELRLFQAINNVTTSTLCKALITPQLHNYSIDSSKANSKNYNINSLLLNNSQKEAVKMAVTICNAVEPNVGLIIGPPGTGKTNVICNIILSLMSKQLTKTTTKPKLLICAPSNEAADAIVRRIIEIKKDLKHESQFNVVRVGSGQKYDPNSPIADVMLDTVIKQKMGNPLNEANQQCQSNNLFIYTNKKDLENEILINTEVIVTTLNSCFSKTMEEAFKPSNIKSLNNCHFTACIVDEAGQSIEPLIFVPILLGIDKLILVGDDKQLQPLVKSKVAKDNGLGISLFKRLKTWFEQKRSTRKSFPVTMLNTQYRMHYEICLFPSKYFYKGEIKTAPSVKMRKQLSFHPYMILEHESLQDNTGEVNIGEANMIVTLVDILLNSECRSLTIAVLTPYHKQREQINILLKKKKISLNVNTIDSFQGGECDVLLISTVRTNGVGFMDDICRLNVALTRAKQSLIICGNFMSLRGERVWSDLIEDAKERKLIKKVSKKVMTNSKVLLAMIKL, from the exons atggaaaacATTGAAGAAAGTATGCCTGGCTGTGCTCTTAAATGTCTTCGAAACGTTGAAGATACTTCCCAAAgtgtacacaaagttaaatatggAGTG aataCTATTGGAAGAGGATTAAACAATGATATCATactcaaaaatttaaatgtatcaaGAACTCATTGCCACTTACGAGTTGAAAAAAAAGAATCCAAAGATATTGCATACATTAAGGATTTAGGT acATCAAATGGTACTATTGTTGgcaatataaatttgattcaatttGAAGAACATCAGTTGAATGATTTAGATATGATTGTGTTAGCTAGTGGTGACGAAGGAGTTGTTCtacaatatattgataaaatagatcgtactattaatttttcaaatctatgt aataataataaaaggaaaGTACTCTGCGAAGAAAATTTGGATGATGAATCGACTGCtgtaaaaattccaaaattag ttataAATGAATCTGAACAGAATTTATTAAAGAAaccattttcaaatgcaaatacTAATCCATCAAATTCGTTGAACAATTTGCCTAATGTTgctaataatttacaacaagcCGAACATAAAAATCAGTTAGAATTAGTCGATGCTTTTTTCAAGACTTATCAAGATTTTGGTGATCAAAAACTACCAGTTGAAGATCCCAAAATAATTCCAAATAGTACAGAACCATCCTATTctaaatacaatgataatatatctaattctgtgaaaataaaaatagaaccagacactataattaataatgtatttagtcAAGGAACATATCGCGATGAAGAAGATAGTGTAGTTTATTGTATATCAGATGAAGAAAATGATATAAATGACAATGGCTTGGAATTGTCcaacaataaaattgaaaaacaggAACAAATGAACACATCATCCACTAAACATTCATGCCCATCTACttcaaaaatagaaaataatttaaactttccAGAATTGTCTTTTCAATGTCAAAGAAATGAAAAAACCAGAGATGATATAGATGATGTGATTTACATACCACCCAACATGAATtcagataatataaatactttgataagtTCAAGTGATAGTGAAAGTGATTACAATAGTAAATGCCCAAAAATTATTGAACCTTTTCCTATGAAAGTTAATAAAAGGGGCCAAACAAAGTCActagttgaaaataaatatataataaaaactagagctaaatcagaaaaaataatcCACAGTAAAAAGAAAGCAGAAGAAGTAATTGTtgatcaaaataaacaaattattcaagAAAGACAAATGAGGCTTAAAAAGTTGGCTACAAATaactcaataaataaaaatgcatcaactaatgacaattttattgataagcCTTCAACAATtggtaaattaaaaaagaaaagtcGAATATCTAGATTGgaacaaattaataatgataattgtatTCCAAGTACATCAAAGTCTCATTTACCTATACTAGAGGTTGATAAAAAAGTTAGATTTAATAGTAAAGAAATAACATCAACCATAAACAATCAAATAGAACAATTTTCATTCtctaattacaaaaatatagattCTTCAACTACAAAAATTATCAAGCCAAttaattttgctttttttgATACGCTTAGTAGAATATGTAAGTGGAATGCAGTGTGGTTGTAT GAGGAAAAATTTGCTGATGCGTCTCCAccattagtaaaaaatatatacaaaatgaaAGAACAATTTGATACTCCATCTGAATATTCTTCTACAATGAACTCAGTGTTGTTCTATGAAATTTGGTCGAAAATAAGTGAATCATATCATATGGTACTTAGTAAAAACCCTAATTTGGAGcaatcaatttttgaaaaatcttcAAAGAA aaaTTTACCTCTCCCTACGTTTGGTATTCAATCTGTCAATAAAGAATTTTCCACATCGGTGCCAGCATTAAAATCTATTAATCAGCCACTATGGtgcttaaaatgtatag ggacAAATAAGAATATCGAAACTTTAACGGTATCAAGAAACTCACTCAAGGGAtgtttatgtattgttatagtACAGTCAAACTGCTTTGGAACAGATATTGTTGGAAATAAAAAACCTACTAAAtcaagaaacattttttttggttatgtTAATATGACAAAAAAGATTG gataCCACTCAAATTCACAATTTTACATGGaacttattattacaaaaaagacTGAAAATATTCCAAATGGAACACATATTCAATTGATG gatattttttatttactctcGGAACTACGTTTATTTCAAGCTATAAATAATGTGACAACATCTACGCTATGCAAGGCACTCATCACTCCACAATTGCATAACTACTCTATTGATTCTTCAAAagcaaattcaaaaaattataacataaat agtttattattaaacaatagtcAAAAAGAAGCAGTAAAAATGGCTGTGACAATTTGTAATGCTGTAGAACCAAATGTTGGTTTGATAATTGGACCTCCAGGCACAGGCAAAACAAATgttatctgtaatattattttaagtttaatgtcTAAACAATTGACCAAGACTACAACTAAACCTAAACTTCTTATTTGTGCACCTTCTAATGAAGCTGCTGATGCAATAGTTAGAcgaataatagaaattaaaaaggACTTAAAAC atGAATCACAATTCAATGTGGTACGAGTGGGTAGTGGCCAAAAATATGATCCAAATTCTCCTATTGCTGATGTTATGCTGGATACTGTAATCAAACAAAAAATGGGAAATCCTTTAAATGAAGCTAAT caACAATGTCAATCAAATAATTTGTTCATATATACCAATAAGAAAGATCTTGAAAatgaaatacttataaatactgAAGTTATTGTGACAACATTAAACTCCTGTTTTTCCAAAACAATGGAGGAGGCCTTCAAGCCttcaaatattaa gtcATTGAATAATTGTCATTTTACTGCTTGTATAGTAGATGAAGCTGGACAATCTATAGAACCTCTGATTTTTGTTCCTATACTACTTggtattgataaattaattttggttggAGATGATAAACAACTTCAACCATTAGTAAAAAGCAAg GTGGCCAAAGATAATGGTCTTGGTATTTCTCTTTTCAAACGACTTAAGACTTGGTTTGAACAAAAGCGCTCTACACGGAAAAGTTTTCCAGTAACGATGTTGAATACACAATATAGAATGCATTATGAAATTTGTTTATTTCCatcaaaatacttttataaaggAGAAATTAAAACTGCACCATCTGTCAAAATGAGGAAGCAACTGTCATTTCATCCATACATGATCCTAGAACATGAAAGCCTACAAGATAATAcagg TGAGGTAAATATTGGAGAAGCAAATATGATTGTAACTTTGGTAGATATTTTACTCAATTCGGAATGTCGATCACTAACCATTGCAGTCTTAACACCTTACCATAAACAGAGAGagcaaattaatatattattaaagaagaA gaaGATCTCATTAAACGTCAATACAATAGATTCATTTCAAGGTGGTGAATGTGATGTGTTATTGATATCAACAGTTCGAACAAATGGAGTTGGATTTATGGATGATATTTGTCGGTTGAATGTTGCTTTAACACGTGCTAagcaatcattaataatatgcgGAAACTTTATGTCTTTGAGA g